From Halapricum desulfuricans, a single genomic window includes:
- the purH gene encoding bifunctional phosphoribosylaminoimidazolecarboxamide formyltransferase/IMP cyclohydrolase, translating to MKLAGMASNRGRNLLNIADRSPGGAEFAVVLTNEEGAPVLEKAAERDIPTEVVPRADDESRREHERRVEEALAEYDVDLVCLDGYMRVLTEAFVDGQPTILNVHPSLLPAFPGMDAHEQVLDAGVKQTGCTVHVVDETVDGGPIVTQEPIPVFEGDDVEDLKERVLYQGEFKAYPRAVKWFAEDRATVDNENNVVHVEGDEGGEFPARRVTSEDRVESLRYGENPHQDAALYADTTCEEASVVSAPQLNEGAKGMGYNNYNDADAALNIVKEFEKPACAVIKHTNPAGAAVADSISQAYADALSTDPKSAFGGIVALNRECDAATAEQIIESFKEVVVAPGYTEEALEVLFEKDNLRVLDVSEQFETTETLTEKDLVGGRLIQQRDRQRLDREDLEVVTDRVPTDEQIESMLFAWQTIKHVKSNAILFAKGTETVGVGAGQVSRVDAVEIAKMKADSDAEGKDADGGVMASDAFFPFPDGIEAAAEAGIEAVIQPGGSVNDDDVIEKADELGMTMVMTGTRCFRHD from the coding sequence ATGAAACTCGCCGGTATGGCCTCGAATCGGGGCCGCAACCTGCTGAACATCGCCGATCGATCGCCGGGCGGCGCGGAGTTCGCCGTCGTCCTCACCAACGAGGAAGGCGCTCCTGTCTTGGAGAAAGCAGCCGAACGCGACATCCCGACGGAAGTCGTCCCGCGGGCCGACGACGAGAGCCGTCGCGAGCACGAACGGCGCGTCGAGGAGGCGCTGGCCGAGTACGACGTCGATCTCGTCTGTCTGGACGGGTACATGCGCGTGCTGACCGAGGCGTTCGTCGACGGCCAGCCGACGATCCTCAACGTCCACCCCTCGCTGTTGCCCGCCTTCCCCGGAATGGACGCGCACGAGCAGGTACTGGACGCGGGCGTCAAACAGACCGGCTGTACGGTCCACGTCGTCGACGAAACCGTCGACGGCGGCCCGATCGTCACACAGGAACCGATCCCGGTCTTCGAGGGCGACGACGTCGAGGACCTCAAAGAGCGCGTCCTCTATCAGGGCGAGTTCAAAGCCTATCCCCGCGCAGTGAAGTGGTTCGCCGAGGATCGGGCGACTGTCGACAACGAGAACAACGTCGTGCACGTCGAGGGCGACGAAGGAGGGGAGTTCCCGGCACGACGCGTCACCAGCGAAGACCGAGTCGAGAGCCTGCGATACGGCGAGAACCCACACCAGGACGCCGCGCTGTACGCCGACACCACTTGCGAGGAAGCCAGCGTCGTCTCGGCCCCCCAGCTCAACGAGGGCGCGAAGGGGATGGGCTACAACAACTACAACGACGCCGACGCCGCCCTGAACATCGTCAAGGAGTTCGAGAAACCGGCGTGTGCGGTCATCAAACACACCAACCCCGCGGGTGCGGCGGTCGCCGACTCGATCTCGCAGGCGTACGCCGACGCCCTGTCGACCGATCCCAAGAGCGCCTTCGGCGGAATCGTGGCCCTCAATCGCGAGTGTGACGCCGCCACCGCCGAGCAGATCATCGAGTCGTTCAAAGAGGTCGTCGTCGCGCCGGGCTATACAGAGGAGGCCCTGGAAGTCCTCTTCGAGAAGGACAACCTCCGAGTACTCGACGTGAGCGAGCAGTTCGAGACCACCGAGACGCTGACCGAGAAGGACCTGGTCGGCGGACGACTGATCCAACAGCGGGATCGACAGCGTCTCGACCGCGAGGATCTGGAGGTCGTCACCGACCGGGTTCCGACAGACGAGCAGATCGAGTCGATGCTCTTCGCCTGGCAGACGATCAAACACGTCAAATCCAACGCGATCCTCTTCGCGAAAGGCACCGAGACCGTCGGCGTCGGCGCGGGCCAGGTCTCGCGGGTCGACGCCGTCGAGATCGCGAAGATGAAAGCCGACAGCGACGCCGAGGGCAAGGACGCCGACGGCGGGGTGATGGCCTCTGATGCCTTCTTCCCGTTCCCGGACGGGATCGAGGCGGCCGCCGAGGCCGGCATCGAGGCGGTCATCCAGCCCGGCGGGTCGGTCAACGACGACGACGTGATCGAGAAGGCCGACGAACTCGGGATGACGATGGTCATGACCGGGACGCGGTGTTTCCGACATGACTGA
- the hisE gene encoding phosphoribosyl-ATP diphosphatase has protein sequence MADADVLDEVFEVIENRKETLPEDSYTASLFTHEKGENAVLEKLGEEMTELVLAAKDDDHEEIAHESADIVYHMLVLLSMKGMDLSDLRTELEDRR, from the coding sequence ATGGCTGACGCTGATGTGCTCGACGAGGTGTTCGAGGTCATCGAGAATCGCAAGGAGACGTTGCCCGAGGATTCCTATACGGCTTCGCTGTTCACCCACGAGAAAGGCGAGAACGCCGTCCTGGAGAAGTTGGGCGAGGAGATGACCGAGCTCGTTCTCGCCGCGAAGGACGACGATCACGAGGAAATTGCACACGAAAGCGCCGATATCGTCTATCACATGCTCGTGTTGCTCTCGATGAAGGGGATGGATCTGTCGGATCTCCGAACGGAGCTAGAGGATCGACGGTAG
- a CDS encoding DoxX family protein — protein sequence MSYQATNPLSNEFELELSRPLTAYWLATLRVVVGWWFFHAGITKLIENGLSFTGGPAYLKGMTGTALGPIPVWMGNNLAWLIEPGVPLGETLIGLGLMVGALVRLAAFFGAVFMTLFWVGNAGFGNGIVTGDFLGLLLFVTMIVLATGRYFGLDALIERTEFVRNRPRLKYLLG from the coding sequence ATGTCATACCAGGCGACGAACCCCCTATCAAACGAATTCGAACTCGAGCTGTCGCGACCGCTGACTGCCTACTGGCTCGCGACGCTGCGCGTCGTGGTCGGCTGGTGGTTCTTCCACGCAGGAATCACGAAGCTCATCGAGAACGGGCTGTCGTTCACCGGCGGCCCGGCATATCTCAAGGGCATGACCGGCACGGCACTCGGGCCGATCCCGGTCTGGATGGGTAACAACCTCGCGTGGCTGATCGAGCCGGGCGTCCCGCTCGGCGAGACGCTCATCGGACTCGGGCTGATGGTCGGTGCCCTGGTCCGGTTGGCCGCTTTCTTCGGGGCCGTGTTCATGACTCTGTTCTGGGTCGGCAACGCCGGGTTCGGCAACGGCATCGTCACCGGCGACTTCCTGGGACTGTTGCTGTTCGTGACGATGATCGTGCTCGCGACGGGCCGGTACTTCGGCCTCGACGCGCTCATCGAGCGGACCGAATTCGTCCGGAACCGCCCGCGGCTCAAATACCTGCTCGGCTAA
- a CDS encoding cysteine desulfurase, which translates to MTVRESGALDVERIREDFPVLDREFDGTQLVYLDNAATTQTPNRVIDAIGDYYREYNANVHRGLHQLSQEASIAYEEAHDRVAEFIGAAGREEIVFTKNTTESENLVAYAWGLRELGPGDTVVLTEMEHHASLVTWQQIAERTGADVAYIRVDQDGYLDMDHAREVIDDDTAMLSALHVSNTLGTINPVADLVDLAHDHDALAFIDGAQAVPNRPVDVEAIDADFYAFSGHKMAGPTGIGVLYGKQHLLESMGPFLYGGDMIEKVTFEESRWNELPWKFEAGTPSIAQGIALAEACDYLDEIGMGAIARHENELAQYALERFAEFDDIETFGPPAGEERGGLVSFNLDSVHAHDLSSILNDYAVAIRAGDHCTQPLHDKLGVAATARASFYVYNTREEIDVLVEAIDDARQLFA; encoded by the coding sequence ATGACTGTACGTGAATCCGGGGCGCTCGACGTCGAGCGCATCCGCGAGGATTTCCCGGTGCTCGACCGGGAATTCGACGGCACGCAGCTGGTGTATCTGGACAACGCCGCGACGACCCAGACCCCAAACCGGGTAATCGATGCCATCGGCGACTACTACCGGGAGTACAACGCCAACGTCCACCGCGGACTCCACCAGCTCAGCCAGGAAGCCTCGATCGCCTACGAGGAGGCCCACGATCGCGTCGCCGAGTTCATCGGGGCGGCGGGCCGCGAGGAGATCGTCTTCACGAAAAACACCACCGAGAGCGAGAACCTCGTCGCCTACGCCTGGGGGCTGCGCGAACTCGGGCCGGGGGATACGGTCGTCCTCACGGAGATGGAACACCACGCCTCGCTGGTCACCTGGCAACAGATCGCCGAGCGAACCGGTGCGGACGTCGCGTACATTCGGGTTGACCAGGACGGCTACCTGGATATGGACCATGCCCGCGAGGTGATCGACGACGACACTGCCATGCTGTCGGCGCTCCACGTCTCGAACACGCTGGGGACCATCAATCCCGTCGCCGATCTCGTCGATCTGGCGCACGATCACGACGCGCTGGCCTTTATCGACGGCGCGCAGGCGGTCCCGAACCGCCCGGTCGACGTCGAGGCTATCGACGCTGACTTCTACGCCTTTTCGGGTCACAAGATGGCTGGTCCGACCGGGATCGGCGTTCTCTACGGGAAGCAACACCTGCTTGAATCGATGGGTCCGTTCCTCTACGGCGGCGACATGATCGAGAAGGTCACATTCGAGGAGTCCCGCTGGAACGAACTCCCCTGGAAGTTCGAGGCCGGGACACCCTCCATCGCCCAGGGGATCGCGCTGGCGGAGGCGTGTGACTACCTCGATGAGATCGGCATGGGAGCTATCGCTCGCCACGAGAACGAACTCGCCCAATACGCACTCGAGCGGTTCGCGGAGTTCGACGACATCGAGACCTTCGGCCCGCCCGCCGGCGAGGAACGCGGCGGCCTGGTCTCGTTCAATCTCGACTCCGTCCACGCTCACGACCTCTCCTCGATCCTCAACGACTACGCCGTCGCGATCCGGGCCGGCGATCACTGTACCCAGCCGCTGCACGACAAACTCGGCGTCGCCGCGACCGCGCGCGCGTCCTTCTACGTGTACAATACGCGCGAGGAGATCGACGTGCTGGTCGAGGCGATCGACGACGCACGGCAGCTGTTCGCCTGA
- the citZ gene encoding citrate synthase produces the protein MSDDLKKGLEGVLVAESELSYIDGDEGRLVYRGYEIGDLAERASFEEVLYLLWHGELPTASALSTFEDELAANRTVHDDVLETVRRLAEADANPMAALRTATSMLSAYDDEDGEPGTRAEDLSKGKRITAKMPTVVAAFKRLRDGNDPVAPREDLDHAANFLYMLNGEAPDDKLAEVFDMALVLHVDHGINASTFAAMVTASTLSDIYSSITSAIGTLKGGLHGGANQNVMAMLKEIDDSELSVVEWTRNALEEGKRIPGFGHRVYDVKDPRAAILGDQSRALGNASGELKWFSYSQVIEEFMQQETGIAPNVDFYSASTYYQMGIPIDLFTPIFALSRVGGWIAHVLEYQEDNRLIRPRSRYVGATDQAYVPVEQRE, from the coding sequence ATGTCCGACGACCTCAAGAAGGGGCTCGAAGGCGTCCTCGTCGCCGAGTCGGAACTCAGTTACATCGACGGCGACGAGGGGCGACTCGTCTATCGCGGCTACGAGATCGGGGATCTGGCAGAGCGGGCCAGTTTCGAGGAAGTGCTCTACCTGCTCTGGCACGGGGAACTGCCGACGGCGTCGGCGCTCTCGACCTTCGAGGACGAACTCGCCGCGAACCGGACAGTGCACGACGACGTTCTCGAAACGGTGCGGCGGCTGGCCGAGGCCGACGCGAACCCGATGGCAGCGCTTCGAACGGCGACCTCGATGCTGTCGGCCTACGACGACGAGGACGGCGAGCCCGGCACGCGGGCGGAAGACCTGTCGAAGGGCAAACGGATCACCGCCAAGATGCCGACGGTCGTGGCGGCGTTCAAGCGGCTGCGTGACGGGAACGACCCGGTCGCACCGCGGGAGGACCTCGATCACGCCGCGAACTTCCTGTACATGCTCAACGGCGAGGCTCCGGACGACAAGCTTGCCGAGGTCTTCGATATGGCACTGGTGTTGCACGTCGATCACGGGATCAACGCCTCGACGTTCGCCGCGATGGTCACGGCCTCGACGCTGTCGGACATCTACAGCTCGATCACGAGCGCCATTGGGACGCTGAAGGGGGGCCTCCACGGCGGGGCGAACCAGAACGTCATGGCGATGCTCAAGGAGATCGACGACAGCGAGCTGAGCGTCGTCGAGTGGACCCGTAACGCCCTGGAAGAGGGCAAGCGAATCCCCGGATTCGGCCACCGGGTCTACGACGTCAAGGACCCCCGCGCGGCGATCCTCGGCGATCAATCGCGAGCGCTGGGCAACGCCTCCGGCGAGCTCAAGTGGTTCTCCTACAGTCAGGTCATCGAGGAGTTCATGCAACAGGAGACGGGCATCGCGCCGAACGTGGACTTCTACTCGGCCTCTACTTACTACCAGATGGGGATCCCAATCGATCTGTTCACGCCGATATTCGCGTTGAGTCGGGTCGGCGGCTGGATCGCCCACGTGTTGGAGTACCAGGAAGACAACCGTCTCATCCGACCGCGGTCACGCTACGTCGGCGCGACCGACCAGGCGTACGTCCCAGTCGAGCAGCGGGAGTGA
- a CDS encoding sensor histidine kinase: MAPFDDLPSPSLPELTARRIAATYFAFGVLWILFSDAVVYLFVPDPEARFRIEALKGGLFVVVSALLVYGLTARAHERQRETERRLRQQTRELSILHRIVRHNLRNIATVIGGRTETARETGEVEPHLEIVERKVDRLETLAEKANILRGISEQSADRRVEQDLTKAITEICAQLRAEHPDVTIEFDSPERVETLVPARMGFAISELLENAIVHGGPGGSVVISLAVNSDEIRIAVEDDGPGLPAGERTAIEGNVEDVLTHSEGLGLWLVRLIVEKADGHLTVTKSQLGGAAVTVSVPRVDNEQP; encoded by the coding sequence ATGGCCCCGTTCGACGACCTCCCTTCACCGTCGCTGCCGGAGTTGACGGCGAGACGGATCGCCGCCACCTACTTCGCGTTCGGGGTGCTCTGGATCCTGTTTTCGGATGCAGTCGTGTATCTGTTCGTTCCCGATCCAGAGGCCCGGTTCCGGATCGAGGCGCTCAAAGGCGGCCTGTTCGTGGTCGTCTCGGCACTGCTGGTCTACGGGTTGACCGCACGCGCTCACGAACGCCAGCGCGAGACGGAACGACGGCTCCGCCAGCAGACCCGGGAGCTGAGTATCCTGCATCGGATCGTCAGGCACAACCTGCGCAACATCGCGACCGTCATCGGCGGCCGAACGGAGACGGCGCGCGAAACCGGAGAGGTTGAACCACACCTTGAAATCGTCGAACGCAAGGTCGACAGGCTGGAGACGCTGGCGGAGAAGGCGAATATCCTGCGTGGAATCTCCGAGCAGTCGGCCGACCGGCGCGTCGAGCAGGATCTCACGAAGGCGATCACCGAGATCTGCGCCCAGCTCCGAGCGGAACATCCAGATGTGACGATCGAGTTCGACAGTCCAGAGCGCGTCGAGACGCTGGTCCCCGCACGAATGGGTTTTGCAATCTCCGAACTGCTCGAAAACGCGATTGTCCACGGCGGGCCGGGTGGGTCAGTGGTGATCTCACTGGCGGTCAACAGCGACGAGATCCGGATCGCTGTCGAAGACGACGGGCCGGGTCTGCCAGCGGGCGAACGGACAGCCATCGAGGGAAACGTCGAAGACGTTCTCACTCACTCGGAGGGGCTCGGCCTCTGGCTCGTTCGGCTGATCGTCGAGAAAGCCGACGGCCACCTCACCGTGACCAAGAGCCAGCTTGGCGGTGCGGCCGTGACGGTGTCGGTCCCGCGTGTCGACAACGAGCAACCGTAA
- the ilvA gene encoding threonine ammonia-lyase produces MLSLSDVLAARDRVTETARHTPLEYSHTFSSMTGATVHLKLETFQRTGAFKIRGATNRIATLSDAEKAAGVVTASAGNHAQGVALAATRMGVDAKIVMPEHAPVSKIEATESYGGEVVLDGADYDAAAERAHEIEREEGRTYVHAFDDEMVMAGQGTIGLEIYEDLPDVETVVVPIGGGGLISGIATALKGKDEDIRVIGVQAEGAASARASLESGEIVERDSVETIADGIATRKIGERTFEVIRERVDEVVTVSDSEIAVALTTLLERSKTLVEGAGAVPLAALLAERFDYEDDEVIVPALCGGNIDLNVLTTVIMRGLIETGRYLRLRTVLKDRPGELERLVEIISEQGANIYAIEHDRASRDIALNDAEVELDLETKGSDHVEALIESLEANGYAVDVLV; encoded by the coding sequence ATGCTGTCGCTTTCGGACGTACTGGCCGCGCGGGACCGGGTCACCGAGACCGCCCGCCACACGCCGCTCGAGTACTCCCATACCTTCTCGTCGATGACCGGCGCGACCGTCCACCTGAAACTGGAGACCTTCCAGCGGACGGGTGCGTTCAAGATCCGTGGGGCGACCAACCGTATTGCGACGTTGAGCGACGCCGAGAAAGCGGCTGGCGTCGTCACCGCCAGCGCCGGCAACCACGCTCAGGGGGTCGCGCTGGCAGCCACGCGAATGGGCGTCGACGCCAAGATCGTCATGCCCGAGCACGCCCCCGTCTCGAAAATCGAGGCGACCGAAAGTTACGGCGGCGAGGTCGTCCTCGACGGGGCGGACTACGATGCCGCGGCCGAGCGCGCCCACGAGATCGAACGCGAGGAGGGACGCACGTACGTCCACGCCTTCGACGACGAGATGGTGATGGCCGGCCAGGGCACTATCGGTCTGGAGATTTACGAGGACTTACCGGATGTCGAGACGGTCGTCGTCCCGATCGGCGGTGGCGGGCTGATCTCGGGGATCGCGACGGCGCTCAAAGGGAAAGACGAGGATATCCGGGTGATCGGCGTGCAGGCGGAGGGTGCTGCGAGTGCTCGTGCGTCCCTGGAGAGCGGCGAGATCGTCGAACGCGATAGTGTCGAGACGATCGCCGACGGGATCGCCACCCGGAAGATCGGCGAGCGGACCTTCGAGGTGATCCGCGAGCGTGTCGACGAGGTCGTCACGGTCAGTGACTCGGAGATCGCCGTCGCGCTGACGACCCTGCTGGAGCGCTCGAAGACCCTCGTCGAGGGAGCGGGCGCGGTTCCGCTGGCGGCGCTGCTGGCCGAACGGTTCGACTACGAGGACGACGAGGTCATCGTCCCGGCGCTCTGTGGCGGGAACATCGACCTGAACGTCCTGACGACGGTTATCATGCGCGGGTTGATCGAGACCGGTCGGTATCTCCGCCTGCGGACCGTTCTCAAGGACCGCCCCGGCGAACTCGAACGACTCGTCGAGATCATCTCCGAACAGGGCGCGAACATCTACGCCATCGAGCACGACCGCGCCTCGCGGGACATCGCGCTGAACGACGCCGAAGTCGAGCTCGACCTGGAGACGAAAGGCTCCGACCACGTCGAGGCACTGATCGAGTCCCTGGAGGCGAACGGGTACGCGGTCGACGTCCTCGTGTGA
- a CDS encoding excinuclease ABC subunit C produces MDADAVRERSGALPREPGVYRFLDGESDDATVLYVGKAVDLRDRVRSYADPRGERIRKMVTRAETVDTVVTDTETQALLLEANLIKRHQPRYNVRLKDDKSYPLVQLTDHPVPRIEITRDPDENATVYGPFTDKGRLETVRKAIRETYGLRGCSDHKYHNRDRPCLDYDMGLCTAPCTGEISEEAYREDCEAVRRFFEGETGVVADPLRREMEAAAQNREFERAGNLRDRLEAVESLHRSGSDAVADPGESERAVDVLGVAIEGERATVARLRSSDGSLVERERHRLDAPEGEHAGAVLGAFVAQYYAEREMPDALLLSDRPDDEELLAWLDGEGVDVRVPGAGREATLVELALKNARRQGGDRDETRALADALGIESADRIEGFDVSHAQGSDVVGSDVAFVDGSPEKADYRRKGLPERNDDYANMRTLVRWRAERAVEGRDDRPDPDLLLIDGGEGQLGAARDALAETSWDVPVVALAKAEELVVTPDGVENWPDDAPHLHLLQRVRDEAHRFAVQYHQSLRDDVSTPLDAVPGVGPETRKRLLRHFGSVEAIREASRDALQSVEGVGEATAESIERQL; encoded by the coding sequence ATGGATGCCGATGCAGTGCGCGAGCGATCGGGTGCCCTCCCTCGTGAACCCGGTGTCTACCGGTTTCTCGACGGCGAGAGCGACGACGCCACGGTGCTGTACGTCGGCAAGGCCGTCGACCTCCGCGATCGGGTGCGCTCGTACGCCGATCCCAGAGGCGAGCGTATCCGGAAGATGGTAACGCGGGCTGAAACTGTGGATACGGTTGTCACTGACACCGAAACGCAGGCGCTACTGCTCGAGGCCAACCTGATCAAGCGCCATCAGCCCCGCTATAATGTCCGGCTCAAAGACGACAAGTCCTACCCGCTGGTACAGTTGACCGACCACCCAGTCCCGCGGATCGAAATCACTCGCGACCCCGACGAGAACGCGACCGTCTACGGCCCCTTCACCGACAAAGGCCGCCTGGAGACGGTCCGCAAGGCGATCCGCGAGACCTACGGCCTGCGCGGCTGTTCCGATCACAAGTATCACAATCGCGATCGGCCCTGCCTGGATTACGACATGGGGCTGTGTACCGCCCCCTGTACCGGCGAAATCAGCGAGGAGGCGTACCGCGAGGATTGCGAGGCAGTCCGGCGATTCTTCGAGGGCGAGACGGGCGTCGTCGCCGACCCGCTTCGCCGGGAGATGGAGGCCGCGGCACAGAACCGGGAGTTCGAACGCGCTGGGAACCTCCGGGACCGGCTTGAGGCTGTCGAGTCCCTGCACAGGTCCGGGAGCGACGCGGTCGCAGACCCCGGCGAGAGCGAGCGCGCCGTCGACGTTCTCGGGGTCGCTATCGAGGGCGAACGGGCGACTGTCGCCCGCCTGCGGAGTTCGGACGGCTCGCTGGTCGAGCGCGAACGCCACCGGCTGGACGCCCCCGAGGGCGAGCACGCCGGAGCGGTGCTGGGGGCGTTCGTGGCCCAGTACTACGCCGAGCGCGAGATGCCCGACGCCCTGTTGCTCTCGGATCGACCCGACGACGAGGAACTGCTGGCGTGGCTCGACGGCGAGGGCGTCGACGTCCGTGTGCCGGGCGCGGGCCGGGAGGCGACGCTGGTCGAGCTAGCCCTGAAAAACGCACGCAGGCAGGGCGGCGACCGCGACGAGACGCGGGCCCTGGCCGACGCGCTCGGAATCGAGAGTGCCGACCGGATCGAGGGGTTCGACGTGAGCCACGCCCAAGGCAGTGACGTGGTCGGCAGCGACGTGGCCTTCGTCGATGGCTCCCCCGAGAAGGCCGACTACCGCCGGAAGGGACTCCCGGAGCGCAACGACGACTACGCCAACATGCGGACGCTGGTCCGCTGGCGGGCCGAACGCGCCGTCGAGGGCCGGGACGACCGTCCGGATCCGGATCTCCTGTTGATCGACGGCGGCGAGGGGCAACTCGGGGCCGCGCGGGACGCGCTGGCCGAGACCAGCTGGGACGTGCCCGTCGTCGCTCTCGCGAAGGCCGAGGAGCTCGTCGTGACGCCCGACGGCGTCGAGAACTGGCCTGACGACGCTCCCCACTTGCATCTCCTCCAGCGCGTCCGGGACGAGGCCCATCGTTTCGCCGTCCAGTACCACCAGTCGCTCCGGGACGACGTTTCGACCCCGCTGGATGCGGTCCCCGGTGTCGGTCCCGAGACCCGCAAGCGACTGCTCCGACACTTCGGCAGCGTCGAAGCGATCCGGGAGGCGAGTCGGGACGCTCTCCAGTCCGTCGAGGGCGTCGGCGAGGCGACCGCGGAATCGATCGAGCGCCAGCTGTAA
- a CDS encoding cold-shock protein has protein sequence MANGTVDFFNDTGGYGFIETEDADEDVFFHMEDVGGPDLEEGQEIEFDIEEAPKGPRATNVVRQ, from the coding sequence ATGGCAAACGGTACGGTTGATTTCTTCAACGACACAGGCGGCTACGGTTTCATCGAGACTGAGGACGCGGACGAGGACGTTTTCTTCCACATGGAAGACGTTGGCGGCCCGGACCTCGAGGAAGGACAGGAGATCGAATTCGACATCGAAGAGGCCCCCAAGGGTCCGCGCGCGACTAACGTCGTCCGACAGTAG
- a CDS encoding DUF7119 family protein, giving the protein MPSEGPEPPVDRESPVGEPVIRGDPELTGQQPDEAVQFDPDDSESVAKAAETVASFADNTAGDADNVYVLRGAAACAALVRGEGSYKAAAERAGAGVTVAFIRKWSRVHDLPEAIRRYVARGEIAPTAAKHIARVSGTARYLLAWVALDHDLTVREIRSIASRINDGDSVAEALEAETGSRLGQLTIDLPVDAYLCLRRQASLANAEPGEFLADAIEYDDPAC; this is encoded by the coding sequence ATGCCGTCGGAGGGACCAGAGCCGCCAGTCGATCGCGAGTCGCCAGTCGGGGAGCCAGTCATCCGGGGCGATCCGGAGCTGACGGGACAGCAGCCTGACGAGGCGGTCCAGTTCGATCCCGACGATTCCGAGAGCGTCGCCAAAGCCGCCGAGACGGTCGCGTCGTTCGCCGACAACACCGCGGGGGACGCCGATAACGTCTACGTGTTGCGGGGCGCGGCCGCCTGTGCGGCGCTGGTCCGTGGCGAGGGGTCCTACAAGGCCGCGGCCGAGCGCGCCGGCGCGGGCGTGACGGTCGCGTTCATCCGCAAGTGGTCGCGCGTCCACGATCTCCCGGAGGCGATCCGCCGGTACGTCGCCCGCGGTGAGATCGCACCGACGGCCGCGAAACACATCGCTCGCGTCTCCGGGACGGCACGTTATCTGCTGGCCTGGGTGGCGCTCGATCACGATTTGACTGTTCGGGAAATCCGATCGATCGCCAGCCGGATCAACGACGGCGACAGCGTTGCCGAGGCACTCGAGGCCGAAACCGGATCCCGACTCGGGCAACTGACGATCGATCTGCCGGTCGATGCGTACCTCTGCCTCCGCCGACAGGCGTCGCTGGCGAACGCCGAACCCGGGGAGTTCCTGGCCGACGCCATCGAGTACGACGACCCAGCGTGTTGA
- the pdxT gene encoding pyridoxal 5'-phosphate synthase glutaminase subunit PdxT, giving the protein MSLTAGVVAVQGDVSEHAAAIESAAAAHDKSVDVREIRESGIVPECDLLAIPGGESTTISRLLAREGIDREVQAHVADGKPLLATCAGLIVTSSDANDERVDTLDLLDVSVQRNAFGRQKDSFEADLDVSGLDDPFHAVFIRAPVIDDVGDAEVLATWDGRPVAVRDGPVLGTSFHPELTGDSRIHDLAFFE; this is encoded by the coding sequence ATGAGTCTCACAGCCGGTGTCGTCGCCGTCCAGGGCGACGTCAGCGAACACGCCGCGGCGATCGAGTCGGCGGCCGCTGCCCACGACAAGTCCGTCGACGTTCGCGAGATCCGCGAATCTGGAATCGTCCCCGAATGTGACCTGCTTGCGATTCCGGGCGGGGAATCGACGACCATCTCGCGGTTACTCGCTCGCGAAGGCATCGACAGGGAAGTGCAGGCCCACGTGGCGGACGGCAAGCCGCTGTTGGCGACCTGTGCCGGGTTGATCGTCACCTCGAGCGATGCCAACGACGAGCGCGTCGACACGCTGGATCTGCTCGACGTGAGCGTCCAGCGCAACGCCTTTGGCCGCCAGAAGGACAGCTTCGAGGCCGATCTCGACGTCTCTGGTCTGGACGACCCGTTCCACGCCGTGTTCATCCGCGCGCCGGTCATCGACGACGTCGGTGACGCCGAGGTGTTGGCTACCTGGGACGGCCGTCCCGTCGCGGTCCGGGACGGTCCCGTCCTCGGAACTTCCTTCCACCCGGAACTGACCGGCGATTCGCGGATCCACGACCTGGCCTTCTTCGAGTGA